A region of the Brienomyrus brachyistius isolate T26 chromosome 10, BBRACH_0.4, whole genome shotgun sequence genome:
TGAAAATCAATATCATACCATTAtcctatctatccatccattcatccattttctgaaactgcttgtccttaTCCAGGGTcccagggggtccggagcctaatcaGGGGATTACGGttacaaggcaaggaacaacccaggatggggcgccaacccatcgctgggcacacacacataccattttctctctcacacacacacctatgggcacttTGGTACCATTATACCTCCTCCATCAGACTTCACTTGgcataatgcagtcaggcaggtaatgttctcctggcatccgccaaacCCAAACTCGTTGATCAGACAGTCCGTTGGAGAAGTGTGATTCATCATTCTTCAGAatgtgtttccactgctccagagcccagtggaggcatgctttacaccactgcatccaacACTGGGCATCGTGCTtgatgatgtgaggcttgcatgcagctgcccggccctggaagcccattccatggagCTCCTGGCACAAGGATTTCAtgctggagttaatgccagaggaagttacTGAGTCAACAAAGTGTTGGTCATTTTTACGCACTATGCACTTCTCAGCACTTGACGACCCCAATCTGCTACTTTACGTGATCTGCCACTTTGTGGTTCAGTTTATGTTGGTCCTAAATGCTTCCAATTCGCAGTaacaccacttacagttgactgtggaatatccagCAGGAAATAAATTTTATGAACTGATTTATTATGCAAAGATGCCATCCTATGACccccttgaattcactgagctcttcagaatgccACAGTCTTTCACATATGTTTGTAAACCTTACTGTATGGTTAGGTCCTTGATTTTATGCTCCTGCGGCAATGTGTCTGAATTTAGGGGTGTGTTCCAatatttttgtccatataatgtaagtcaataatataagtaatctaaCTTTTTTTTCTGGTCAGGGTGAATCAGCAGAGTAAGATGGCAGTGTTTACTAACACCTGTGTTTATAAAATTTTCGGCTCTCATACTTGAATCTCAGTGACAGGTCAACAAGTTGGGGCATCTATCAAAGTGTCCTGGATGAGGACTGCTGACTCAGGCGGTCCTCGCTAATGTGATCGTGACAGCGGACTTACGTGGTTGTTAtggcagcagacaggaagctgATATTCTCTCATCGCCATGGATACCACGGCTGCTCCAGCCCCCACGCTGTCTAACTTAAGCTGATTTTGCAGCCATGTCAAGTGCAGTGAGACGTATTCCAGCTGCCTGGGGGGGCTGAAAGTCCATGAAATTTGGCAAAAATGTGAGACGCTACAGGTGTTATGGCCGCGGAGCCGGTTTGCTTCTGGTGATTTGTTCTTGCTTtttttggccatttggagagcGATGTGTGGCAAACACAGTGTACAGGAAGGCCACTCGGGCCCGGAACTGTCTGTCGGCCAAATGTCATGTTCCCATGatctgcagtgtagcagccgGTCACCTCACAAATTATTGTGACGTTTAATGTCGCTGTACATGTATGCTTTGTGAAAGTATGTCTTTTATAGGCGTATGTTTCATCCTGGATGTGTCGTGAGCTTCTTCAGAAAGGGATCCCTCCTCTACTGACAGGTTACACAAAGGCGCACTGACAGGAAAATAAAGCAGATGAATATTTCAAGACTGAGATGCTGCTAAAGtgaaatgaaaggaaacacCCTTTGTGCAGAGGAAGTCAATCTGATAGCTGGTGCACTGACACATGGTCTACAGTCCCTTCTTGCGTCCcatgctccccccaccccgcatCCTCCAGTGGCAGGCTTATGAAACTCAAgtgttttgggggtgggggggctttagTGGTTAGGAGCCAGGAGTGCTGAGGTGATCCGACCAGATAATATTGTCTGCAACCTATGACAGTCTCATTTCAGGGAAAGAGTTACAGTGCACTGTGCCGACAGCATGCACTGTACAGTTATTTATAGGTGAATCTTCAGTCACTGCTCATGGCCTGTCTGCTTCGCTGGGCCATGTTTTTGCTATTCTTGATTATGGATGCTGAATAGAGACCCACTGAAAGTGTGCTATGCATGTCTGCATCTGTGTGTGCTATGCATTGTCTGTGGGGACACTGTGCCATGTGACTGCTGGAACTTTGTTGCAGACTGATCTCTGGTGGTGTGACTGAAGCAGTGTTGCCATGACGACCCACGTGACTCTGGAGGATGCCCTGTCCAATGTGGACCTGCTGGAGGAGCTTCCGCTCCCAGACCAGCAGCCCTGCATCGAGCCCCCGCCGTCTTCCATCATGTACCAGGTATGTCTCCCCACCATGTGAGGGCCTTAGACGTGCTTTTTCATGAAGGTCCTTGTTAACTGACCTGTCTTCTGGAAGGTGTTTGGCTTATGGGGATGGAGCAGTGAGCACAGGTCAAGCACAGTGTTAGGAAGACATCAGTATTTTCATTATTTGATTCAAGGCAAAGTCATGACAGGACTACAGCAGCAAATTTATGCACAGGAAATCCTTTCGTTGGAGCACTTATCCTCTGTAGTTGGCGTTGGGAATAGTTAATTCATTGATTAGCAGTGTTTTGGTGACCTTCCAGTTTTCGTTTGATGAACTGTAACTAAGAGGTATCTTCTTTGTGCGGGTGAAGGACCTCAAGCAGAACCTCCCGTAAAATCTGTTATCGACGTTAATGTGTGACGGGAAGGTAAACGTTTTGCAATTGATGTGGACTGTGCTTGTTAAAATATGTGGGTGAGGGTGACTGGTCAGCACTGCAAAGTAGACAATGGGACACAGAGATTTGGTAGCGAGTTGTATTTCTCCATTTCAGTATTCTACAGTGAAACTGTGGCTAAACACGAATGCCATATAAATGCAAAGCAGTGAACTCGGTTTACAGACTAAAGACAAACTAACATGAGACTGTAACATGGGAGTTAGAAAGGCAGAGTGGGCCTCATCCCTGTAACCAGATAAGAAAGGAAGTAAACATTAGGGAGAATGTTCTGGACCTGGGTGAGGGGCTCCATTTACTCACTTTTTGCAACCATTTTTAGAGACAGTTTAATTTGAAAATACTCTGTTGCTAAAACCATAAGCCAGTTGTTAGTCTAGAAATTGCCTGTTGCTAAACCCCAAGGTGTAATGTGTAATAACTCTGGTTTAAGTGGGTATTATATGTTTAATCACACAACTGTGGAGGGAAAGTACATATATTCATTCAGCCATTGCTTAATTAATTATACTTTATTTACCACCTGGAATTAACCTATGTTATGAATAAAACCCGACTTATGTACCGTTTACTGATAATTAAAACCGGAGCTGCATACCATTGAGTTTAGGCTGATTAAACCTAAATGTGAAGCAAAACTGACATCCAGTGTGGTTGTTAAGCTCATTTATCTTTAAACATCCTGTTTCTGTTTTAACGAAATATGTAAATAATATAACTGCTTCATGTAACCTTTGTTGTAAAagcccagggacggattacggactgggccagcgggaccgctgcccaggggcccttggggtgcccctagcccaaaacaatttgcaacgcttatcaacaatgtattttcgtttgtctattttagagggcctacattctttgatcctctgcctacaagggctcctgaccctatagggagggcgtttagctgccaagggcccttgaattgtggtggttgtggtggggggccctcgcgaacgttttgcccaggggcccacacaacccataatccgtccctgtaaaAGCCGAAATGTTTAAAGAGAATATATGCGGTGTTGTATAAGCATTTCGTTATTTAAACGTTTAGACAATATTTATACCATGTTATAATCGGAACCATATTCAATGACCAAAATCCTATTTGAATTTGAATCGATAAAATCTAAATGATACCCAACCCCATTGGTGTGTGATTATAGCGGAGAGACTGTCATCATAACAGTGCGGGTTGGGGACGATTCTGCCCAGGATGTCTGTCATCTGTGTCCGGTCCATAAATACTCTCTCTTGGCCTTTTTGCGACAATGAAACAGactttgtattttaaaatagcACCATTTctcataatgattttttttctatagggcggcatggtggtgcagtggttagcactgctgcctcacacctctgggacccgggttcgagtctccgcctgggtcacatgtgtgtggagtttgcatgttctccccatgttgtcgtggggtttcctccgggtactccggtttccccccacattccaaaaacatgctgaggctaattggcgtcgctgaattgcccataggtgtgcatgtgagagtgactggtgtgtgagtgtgccctgcgatgggctggccccccatcctgggttgttccctgcctcgtgcccattgcttccgggataggctccggaccccccgcgacccaataggataagcggtttggaaaatggatggatggatggatggattttttttctctctagcGCACTACTTTACTCTTTTTCCGTTAAAATGACAAATCATTGTTACTTCCCCTAATTGCATGTCTCTTACCAAAGCATTCATAAGAATCACAGTaaagatggaaaaaaatatgaatGGGTTGCACATGTCGATTTAAGTGGCGCTTCTAAAATGTCGTGCAGAAAAAATGTATAGAATAAAAGTAAAACAGAGGCTGAAGTAGAAATAAGGatatacaaaaaataaactaGAAAAATGTGGATATATAAATAAAGGCTTATATAAAAAGGTAGGACAAACAGATGCCGAACGGGGGGATTTTTCGTACGTGGAATAATCGTTTAGCCGGATGTAATTGTAGCCCTAATGTTAGTTAATTTGGATCTTCAGGGAAATACCTTTATCTTCAAGCTTTTCTGCATTTTGTTGCCACCTAGCGGATACTATAATATTGCAGCCCTACCTAAGCATTACTACACTGGTTTCCTTACCCATCCACCAGTTGCTGTGCAAGTTGATTGTAAAAGTACTGGATACATTTACGCAGTAGAGAGcaggatttggggggggggggttgcctggcatgctttgctgtttaaataacaACATgatattttttcttcttcactTTACAGGCTAACTTTGATACTAACTTTGAGGACAGAAATGCCTTTGTCACGGGGATCGCTCGGTACATCGAACAGGCCACAGTCCACTCGAGCATGGTGAGGATGCTACTTCCCAGGGCCTAGAAGGTTCTAAGTGGTTTCTTTCCGTGCCGTTGTTTGCAGCCTCAAGTAAACAAAGCCTGTTATTAAATGTGAGAAATTTTatgtaaaaaatattaaaagctaGAACATACAAAATCATACAAGACAAACAAGCAGTGGGGCTACTGAACCAGGTCCTCTCTCTGTGGCACCcaaaattattttaacaaaGAAATAATTCACTTAAGGAAATGCCATTCTAAGTAATAGGAATTATGTTTGTTCATAGGTCTGAACGGATAATGAAATTCATGGACATTTTGAAACTTAAATAGATTATAGGATACAGTACATGTTAAAAAAACTTTTAATTAGTGCTTTTTGGAAATATTCTCATCACCAGCATGCACAGAATAAGTGATATGGAAGGTATATTGGTGATATCGGTAATTTGGGCCTGTCGCGTAATCGGGGGCCCATCGCGTAATCGGGGGCCCATCACATAATTGGGGGCCTGTCGCGTAATCGGGGGCCTTCCTATGCCAGGTTTTGTCCGATTGGTCCAAACAGCATCCTACTGTTTATTCATCCACAGTGCAGCTGGACAGAGAGTAGGTCTGAGGAAATATAGACCCTCCAACAGAGAGGGTCTTGGTATTTTGTGTGGGATTCTTTCATTGTTAGCCTAGGGGGAATACGCTACCTAAAAGCGTGGACTCTCATTGGTCAGTTCCGGCAGCATCTGTTCAGCACGCTCACTGAATGAATATGGGATGAAAAATGATGATCGAACCTGACTGTATATATGCAGAGCAGCCCAGTCCCCTCCACGAGCTTGGTAACTCTGTGATCCTCTCTGCCTGTTACATAGAACGAGATGCTTGAGGAAGGCCATGAGTATGCTGTCATGCTTTATACCTGGAGAAGCTGCTCCAGAGCCATTCCACAGGTAAGCATacgcacacacagaggcacacacatacacacacatacacacacatacgcacacatacgcacacatacacacacacatacgcacacatacacacacacatgcacatatacacacatgcacaaattcatgcacacatatacataAACCCATATACAtattcacacacatacatacacaaataTCCTCAGTATGGGGACAACACTCCTGTCCAGCAACCCCCTGAAGAGATAAATAGTGTGGTAGCCTATGTACAATTACTGTAGGATGCAGTAAATTAAGGCTACTTCTAACACGAAAATCATGTGCTGTGCATAGGGTACAGAACTTAACAGCACCCGACTGTGTCTTGCAGGTGAAGTGCAATGAGCAACCCAACCGAGTAGAGATATATGAGAAGACCGTAGAGGTCCTAGAGCCGGAGGTCACTAAACTCATGAAGTTCATGTACTTCCAGGTGAGAAGTAGGTCCAAAAGGCATTGAGTTATCTGCATGGCTTGGTGTCTCCACAGTCTCCATCCCCTTACATTGGGCTGTATGAATGTTATTCACGTTCATATTGCTGATGATGACTATCAAAGTGAATctgtgggaggggtgggagttaAAATGGGCTTGTGGTCCCCAGCGGAAGGCCATCGAGCGCTTCTGCAGCGAGGTCAAGCGGCTGTGCCATGCAGAGCGAAGGAAGGACTTTGTGTCCGAGGCGTACCTTCTCACGCTCGGAAAGTTCATCAACATGTTCGCCGTGCTGGACGAGCTGAAGAACATGAAGTGCAGCGTAAAGAATGACCATTCGGCCTACAAGAGGTGGGCTCTACGACCGGCGTCGAGTATAGAAATATTCTCGAAGGGAGGTGAACAGGAGTGATTGCGTTTCGTTTCAGAGGTCTTCATGGTTCCTTCTTGCCCTCTGCCTGTCCACAGGGCTGCCCAGTTCCTGAGAAAGATGGCGGATCCGCAGTCCATTCAGGAGTCCCAGAATCTCTCCATGTTCCTGGCCAACCACAACAGGATAACTCAGGCATGCTAGCCTAcattaagattaagattaagaAATGTATTGTCATATGCATGGTAAACATGCTACATGCTGAACAAACACACAAATGCTTTTATCAATAttgtaaaaaatgtaaacatagtCAAGTTGAgtcagtgtctgtctgtctgtctaccgTATGTGTGTGAGACATGGTTGTTCATGTGATGGGGATTATGCCTCCTTGCAGTGTCTCCACCAGCAGCTCGAAGTAATACCAGGCTACGAGGAACTCTTGGCtgacatcatcaacatcagtgtAGACTACTATGAGAATAAGATGTACCTCACACCTAGTGAGAAGCACATGCTGCTGAAGGTGACCACCCTTTTCCCCTCTTTTACAAGCTTACTCTCAGATGCTTATGGTGCCCCTGGGGGTTATGACTGACTTTGCCCTGTCTCAGGTCATGGGCTTCGGCCTCTACCTGATGGATGGGAACGTCAGCAACATCTACAAGCTGGATGCCAAGAAAAGAATAAACCTGAGCAAGATTGACAAGTTCTTTAAGGTTAGGCCTTTTGTTTTAGGGTCAGAATCTCATAGTGAAAGAAAACTGCTCAGACTTTCATCTAGAACAGACAAGACCAAAGTTCTGTGTTTACATTCCAGTGTTATACTTCCGGGCTTCTATCATGGGTCCCCTGTTGAGTTTGGTCTGACTCTTCTGCCTCTTCAGCAGCTTCAAGTTGTCCCCCTTTTCGGGGACATGCAGATTGAGCTGTCCCGGTACATCGAGACCAGTGCCCACTATGAGGAGAACAAGTCCAGGTTAGTGTCCAGGAAATGGGAAAGATAACAAttgaaactttattgatccctgtgaggaaattgtctttacccctcccccaacttgctctctgtatgtgagagcaagctggccgtgaagggcagccacctgttgcagCACCCAGGGATCTGGGCGTTATAGGCCTTGCTTAAGGAGCTACAGACGTGttgaagccagattcaaaccggcgaccttctgatcacaggcccagaggcttagcccagtgagccacatgctgcccctaATAACAGAAGAATGTCGGTTTTacacaaaaaaagagagaagccTCTCAAATGCAGACCTTCCCATCTTTCCCAGGTGGACATGCACTCAGAGCAGCATCAGTCCCCAGTATAACCTGTGTGAGCAGATGGTCCACATCAGAGAGGACCACATCCGATTCATCTCAGAGCTAGCCCGCTACAGCAACAGTGAGGTGGTGACCGGGTCAGGCCTTGACAGCCAGAAGTCAGATGAGGAGTACAAGGAGCTCTTTGACCTGGCACTCAGGGGCCTACAGCTACTGTCCAAGTGGAGCACCCACGTCATGGAGGTGGTAGGTATACAAGTTCCCTACTTACTTTCCGTGAAGGCCCATGGATGGTCTGAGAAAGGTATCTGCTTTGTCCCTCATACCTTGAAAATTGTGCTCTTTAACCAACGGTGACAGGTTAATACTCAGTAGTGTGTGATGACCTGTATGGTCAGCTTGATGGCTTTCCCTGAAAAACACAATACCTGCACTGTACAGTACCGTTCATATATGTGCAGTGGCACTCGAATCTGTACTCGAGGTCTCATTGGGTGAAGACTTGACATTGGGTGAAGACTTGATGTCATGAAAGAGAATTTAGATTTCGATATGTTTGGAAGCTCATGACATGACAATTCATGTTCATGTTGTGTCTTTGGAGGAGCCtggatttatggatggatggatgctgaagtTTAATGTACAATAAAATGAGTATCTCTGTTTTACCCCTCAGTACTCTTGGAAACTAGTACATCCCACTGACAAGTTTTGCAACAAGGACTGCCCTGGGACGGCGGAGGAGTATGAGAGAGCCACACGCTATAACTACACCAGCGAGGAGAAGTTCGCCCTGGTAGAAGTCATCGCCATGATCAAGGGTCTGCAGgtcttgatgggccgaatggagAGCGTGTTCAACCAGGCTATCCGGATTAGCATCTATGCTGCGCTGCAAGACTTTGCTCAGGTGATCTTGAGGGAGCCGCTGCGGCAGGCAGTGCGGAAGAAGAAGAACGTCCTGATCAGGTAGGTGGAGGAGGATGATGGAGCACTGTATCTGTTAGGGGTCTGATGAAGGACCATTACATACACTAACAATGTTGATCTTCCTATTGTAAATGTAGAAATTTCTGTATGTGCTATTCCTTAGTTTTCCATTGTTAGCATAATACACATACCTTCTCATACCTCTGTCCTAGTGTCCTCCAGGCAATTCGGAAGACCATATgtgactgggagggggcaagggAGCCGCCCAACGACCCCTGTCTACGAGGGGAGAAGGACCCCAAGGGGGGCTTTGACATCAAAGTGCCCCGGCGAGCTGTGGGACCCTCCAGCACCCAGGTCAGGGGATGGGCCCTGGGTCATTTCTGGGAAAGTGACGTGGTTTTCTGGTGCCCATGTGTGACATGTGCCTCTCTCGCCTGTGTGCCATGCAGCTGTACATGGTGCGCACTATGCTGGAGTCCCTGATCGCAGACAAGAGTGGCTCCAAGAAGACGCTCCGCAGCAGCCTGGACGGCCCCATAGTCATGGCCATCGAGGACTTCCACAAGCAGTCTTTCTTCTTCACCCACCTGCTCAACTTCAGTGGTATGGCAGGAGGACCACGTGGGGACTTTCCTACCATAAGCGACCTCAGACGGTAGTGACCcccctctgtgtctgtctcggCAGAGACCCTACAGCAGTGCTGTGATCTCTCCCAGCTCTGGTTCCGTGAGTTCTTCCTGGAACTGACCATGGGCCGTAGGATCCAGTTCCCCATCGAGATGTCCATGCCCTGGATCCTCACAGACCACATCCTGGAGACCAAGGAGCCTTCCATGATGGAGTGAGTCTTTGCAAGTAATAATGTAGACCTATTCTACAGGGCATGGATGGATGTCCAGCGTGTTTCTCAGTGGGTGAGGCTGCTGTGTCCGTGCTCTGTGATGTCATCGTTGAGCCATTGAACAAGGCCTTGAACGGTTTCATtactttagataaaagcatctgctaaataaataaaagtaaaactgaGCTGCGATTTTACATTGCGCTGGTCATGTTCTCCAGGTATGTACTGTACCCGCTGGATCTGTACAATGACAGCGGTTACTACGCTCTGACAAAGTTCAAGAAACAGTTTCTGTATGATGAAATTGAAGCTGAGGTAAGTGTCGATACTTAGATTGAACTTGGTTGTTCTCCTCAATGACACATAATGTATGAGTTTTAGGTCATTGGTGATGTGCTGGTGCTTAACCCTAATATGAAATACTACTGATCATCTCCACCACTGTTTCGTTATTGGGATTTGACTATGTTGGCCTAATTATCGCTATTTCGTTACAGGTGAATCTGTGTTTTGACCAATTTGTGTACAAGCTAGCAGATCAAATTTTTGCCTACTACAAAGCGATGGCCGGAAGGTAAGGCACCAGCCCGTGTAACTCATGACGACTACCAAAGAAAACCAGCTGGACGGCTCTGGTGTCAGTGGTGTCTGCTTGTCCCCCTCAGTGTTCTGCTAGATAAACGTTTCCGAGCAGAGTGCAAGAACTACGGCGTGATCATTCCGTATCCACCCTCCAACCGCTACGAGACGCTGCTCAAGCAGAGGCATGTGCAGGTGAGCGCTCTCACACTGCTGACGGAGAGATGCCAGTGATAAATATATCACCTCACCTCTATCTGTACATATTGTAGATACATCCTACTTCGATTTCCTCCCCATTTCCATGTCACGGTTCTGATCCGGGACCCTGTGTTTCTCCTCCAGCTTCTGGGCCGCTCCATTGACCTGAACCGACTCATTACCCAGAGGATCTCAGCTGCTATGTACAAGTCACTGGACCAGGCCATCAGCCGCTTCGAAAGCGAGGACCTCACCTCTATAGTGGTGAGCATGTGACCACCCAAATGTAATGACATGTGCACAgagttgggcatttcaggtctgGTTGGTAGaaagaaaatcttggtctggatttgtagcttctggacctgaaatgtcctatTCCATGTGCAATTTTATTCCGCTACACAAAGGCCATGTGAAGTGTCTTTTAAAGATGGTCTAAAGCGGTTGCAGGTTTTAGGTAAGGTGAAACATCAACAGGACTTCCATAAGATCCACAAAATGGTTCAAGCCACTCTTGCTCTGGGAGATATACACACGCAGCCTGTCAGAAGTGTAAATGCACTGCTGCTTCTTGATAGCAGGTTTTCTTCCCTCCTGTATCCTGTATCTGTTCAACTCTCTCCCACCTTCACAGGAGCTGGAGTGGTTGATGGAGGTGAACCGACTGACACATCGGCTCCTGTCCAAACACATGACCCTGGACAGTTTTGACGCTATGTTTCGTGAGGCCAATCACAACGTCTCTGCTCCCTATGGCCGGATAACACTTCACGTCTTTTGGGAACTCAACTTCGACTTCCTGCCCAACTACTGCTACAATGGGTCTACCAACAGGTGCGTCCATCAGTGTGCGTGTTGCCTAATCTACcaatgatccatccatcttctaaccccttatcctggtcagggaacAGGCGGTGTGTCGCTCTGCCTATGATCGgagggttgctggttcaaacctcATGGTCGGCAGTTTTTTcagtgttgggcccttgagcagcgTCCCTTACGGTACCTGCTTCAGAGACTCGCTTTCTCAGTTGTATGTTGTTTTGGATTTTTTAATCATccgctaaataaatgaaaatgtgaaTATAAAATGTGAGAGTAAGAGGGGGTCTGCAGTCTGTCTCAGGTTAGGTTGGATATTCCCTtcatggaatgccagtccttcGCATGATATTTCAAATTCTGTCCCAGATTCGTTCGGACAGCCATTCCCTTCACCCAAGAGCCACAGAGGGACAAACCAGCCAACGTCCAGCCATACTATCTGTACGGGTCCAAGGTGCGTTGGCCTTATGAAAATGTTAGGCCTGTGATGAGTTGTCAAAATGCTTCTATCACCGCGCATTCATCCAACCACACGTTTCATTATAAATGGCACGTTAACATAAAGTTTCCATAGCTCAGTATTCCAGAAGAATTCATATTTTTCTTCTCTTTAGGTGCAAAATGTGTACTTACTCCTCAATACATGAACCTGTTGACTGACTTGCCAGGAACTGATGGCTCTTGTGTTCCCTTTTCACAGCCACTGAACATTGCTTACACCCACATCTACAGCTCCTACAGGAACTTTGTTGGCCCTCCTCACTTCAAGACCATCTGCCGCCTCCTTGGTTACCAGGGCATCGCCGTGGTAATGGAGGAACTGTTGAAGATTGTGAAGAGCCTGGTATGTGCTTTGGCATGTTGCATCTCTGCCCCGCCAGTGCATGGATGCTGATACCAGACTGGTGTTACAGTATATAGGAAAACCTTGCATGTCTCTTTCTCTGTGAAAACCTTCTTCCCTCATCTCCCAGCTGCAGGGCACCATTCTGCAGTACGTGAAAACTTTGATTGAGGTCATGCCCAAGATCTGCCGGCTTCCTCGCCACGAGTACGGCTCCCCTGGTAAGGCTGTTCGCCACATTTCCTCAgcctgtccatctgtctgtgtttccttttgtCATGCTGGGGATTGACTTCACCCAGTCAGACTGAGTGGGAAGAGATGGAGGTCACAGCTGATGAGAAGTCGGCCTCTTTTTTTGAGCATGCCGGGAGTGATGAAAGCTTACCTGGTGACATATCTACGCAGGCATCCTGGAGTTCTTCCACCACCAGCTGAAGGACATCATCGAGTACGCCGAGCTGAAGACGGACGTGTTCCAGAGCCTCAGGGAGGTTGGGAATGCCATCCTGTTCTGTTTGCTGATTGAGCAAGCTCTGGTGAGACATCTGCTTGGCTTTACCCCTCCTTCACTGCTCCGTTCATCTCCGAGCACAGAACCCTGCCTACAAAGGCCATT
Encoded here:
- the cyfip2 gene encoding cytoplasmic FMR1-interacting protein 2 isoform X2, coding for MTTHVTLEDALSNVDLLEELPLPDQQPCIEPPPSSIMYQANFDTNFEDRNAFVTGIARYIEQATVHSSMNEMLEEGHEYAVMLYTWRSCSRAIPQVKCNEQPNRVEIYEKTVEVLEPEVTKLMKFMYFQRKAIERFCSEVKRLCHAERRKDFVSEAYLLTLGKFINMFAVLDELKNMKCSVKNDHSAYKRAAQFLRKMADPQSIQESQNLSMFLANHNRITQCLHQQLEVIPGYEELLADIINISVDYYENKMYLTPSEKHMLLKVMGFGLYLMDGNVSNIYKLDAKKRINLSKIDKFFKLQVVPLFGDMQIELSRYIETSAHYEENKSRWTCTQSSISPQYNLCEQMVHIREDHIRFISELARYSNSEVVTGSGLDSQKSDEEYKELFDLALRGLQLLSKWSTHVMEVYSWKLVHPTDKFCNKDCPGTAEEYERATRYNYTSEEKFALVEVIAMIKGLQVLMGRMESVFNQAIRISIYAALQDFAQVILREPLRQAVRKKKNVLISVLQAIRKTICDWEGAREPPNDPCLRGEKDPKGGFDIKVPRRAVGPSSTQLYMVRTMLESLIADKSGSKKTLRSSLDGPIVMAIEDFHKQSFFFTHLLNFSETLQQCCDLSQLWFREFFLELTMGRRIQFPIEMSMPWILTDHILETKEPSMMEYVLYPLDLYNDSGYYALTKFKKQFLYDEIEAEVNLCFDQFVYKLADQIFAYYKAMAGSVLLDKRFRAECKNYGVIIPYPPSNRYETLLKQRHVQLLGRSIDLNRLITQRISAAMYKSLDQAISRFESEDLTSIVELEWLMEVNRLTHRLLSKHMTLDSFDAMFREANHNVSAPYGRITLHVFWELNFDFLPNYCYNGSTNRFVRTAIPFTQEPQRDKPANVQPYYLYGSKPLNIAYTHIYSSYRNFVGPPHFKTICRLLGYQGIAVVMEELLKIVKSLLQGTILQYVKTLIEVMPKICRLPRHEYGSPGILEFFHHQLKDIIEYAELKTDVFQSLREVGNAILFCLLIEQALSQEEVCDLLHAAPFQNILPRVYIKEGERLEVRMKRLEAKYAPLHLVPLIERLGTPQQIAIAREGDLLTKERLCCGLSMFEVILTRVRSYLQDAVWRGPPPTNGVMHVDECVEFHRLWSAMQFVYCIPVGTNEFTAEQCFGDGLNWAGCSLVVLLGQQRRFDLFDFCYHLLKVQRQDGKDEIIKNVPLKKMADRIRKYQILNNEIFAILNKYMKAVETDSSTVEHVRCFQPPIHQSLATTC